The following coding sequences lie in one Cannabis sativa cultivar Pink pepper isolate KNU-18-1 chromosome 5, ASM2916894v1, whole genome shotgun sequence genomic window:
- the LOC133038515 gene encoding uncharacterized protein LOC133038515, with translation MSNSSSDETTSSETSSNPSTTPSPIHTIIGNPFAMNNNNEIQQRTLNDYLHPTQTSIPSCFIFPPNMPSLGVKPGIIQLLPTFHGIENENPYVHIREFEEVVDTFYDRATINDAARLKFFPFSLKDKAKSWLYSLRSRSIGTWEEMTKTFFVKYFPVHKTNSLKRQISTFSQKDNETFYQVWERFKDLLSQCPHHGYESWRIVSYFYEGLTSRERQFVEMMCNGEFLQKEPEEALEFLIELAEKSHTWTGPSAAESTNRNRPAGIYQLREEDSLKAQVESLKKQIEILTTKDGQKGCMVAQAQSRPLEPCFVCGENGHLAKDCLVYKEMKGVHEEQCNALGQYNKPFSHTYNPGWRNHPNFSWRDNSNQAQTSGGQWRNEHQAQPPKAYPTPQYNAQQQGNSLESTIHAFIEEQAKINRQLKEDVQEIKSQFSKLTASLAISEKGRLPSQPQFNAQGQHMAETSTSNDPIVKGVNAITTRSGKTLEDQSIKTTTSNSKVAPDSAPINAQAKVPFPVLLDTLGKFPKTEPNSLST, from the coding sequence ATGAGTAACTCTTCTTCTGACGAAACCACTTCTAGTGAAACTTCGTCCAATCCATCCACTACTCCTTCTCCCATTCACACGATAATCGGTAATCCCTTcgcaatgaataataataatgaaatacaaCAGAGAACACTTAATGATTACCTTCACCCCACCCAAACTTCCATACCATCATGCTTCATATTTCCACCTAATATGCCAAGTCTTGGTGTCAAACCCGGCATTATTCAACTTTTGCCAACTTTTCATGGAATAGAAAATGAAAATCCATATGTGCATATTAGGGAATTTGAGGAAGTTGTTGACACTTTTTATGACCGAGCAACCATCAATGATGCTGCACGCTTAAAGTTTTTTCCCTTCTCCTTGAAGGATAAAGCTAAAAGTTGGTTGTATTCTTTGAGATCTAGGTCTATCGGAACATGGGAAGAAATGACCAAAAcattttttgttaaatatttcccTGTCCATAAGACCAACAGTTTGAAAAGACAAATCTCAACATTTTCCCAAAAAGACAATGAAACGTTCTATCAAGTCTGGGAGAGATTTAAAGATCTCTTAAGTCAGTGTCCACACCACGGGTACGAGAGTTGGCGCATCGTCAGCTACTTCTATGAAGGCCTCACAAGTCGTGAGCGCCAGTTCGTAGAAATGATGTGCAACGGTGAGTTCCTTCAAAAGGAACCCGAAGAAGCTCTTGAGTTTCTCATTGAGCTTGCTGAAAAATCTCACACATGGACTGGTCCAAGTGCTGCTGAAAGCACCAACAGAAATCGACCAGCTGGGATTTACCAACTTCGGGAAGAGGACAGCTTAAAGGCCCAAGTCGAATCTTTAAAAAAGCAAATTGAAATCCTTACGACTAAAGATGGCCAAAAAGGGTGCATGGTTGCCCAAGCACAATCCAGACCACTCGAACCTTGTTTCGTTTGTGGAGAAAATGGGCATTTAGCTAAGGACTGCTTAGTTTACAAAGAAATGAAGGGGGTTCATGAGGAGCAATGCAATGCCTTAGGGCAATATAACAAGCCATTCTCCCATACGTACAACCCTGGTTGGAGAAACCACCCGAATTTCAGTTGGAGAGATAACTCTAACCAAGCTCAAACATCTGGAGGACAATGGAGAAATGAGCATCAAGCTCAACCTCCAAAGGCATATCCTACGCCTCAATACAATGCTCAACAACAAGGGAACTCCCTTGAAAGCACTATTCATGCATTCATTGAGGAACAAGCTAAAATCAATCGCCAATTAAAGGAAGATGTCCAAGAAATAAAAagtcaattttcaaaattgaccGCATCCTTGGCTATTTCTGAGAAAGGCAGACTTCCTTCCCAACCTCAATTCAATGCACAAGGGCAACATATGGCTGAAACCTCCACCTCTAATGATCCCATCGTTAAAGGGGTTAATGCCATCACAACAAGAAGTGGTAAAACTTTGGAAGATCAATCCATCAAAACCACTacttcaaattcaaaagttgcCCCTGACAGTGCACCAATAAATGCTCAAGCAAAAGTACCATTTCCTGTGCTCTTAGACACATTGGGAAAATTCCCGAAAACCGAGCCGAACTCCTTGAGCACTTGA
- the LOC115716149 gene encoding calcium-dependent protein kinase 1 encodes MGNSCSSGQSSGGSANPGHNQRPSGANGGGVQILPPDARPSPPRQRPHLPNPKPVSSTSSSSGPAGTGVGRVLGRPMEDVRSTYVFGRELGRGQFGITYLVTHKETKQQFACKSIAARKLINRDDIEDVRREVQIMHHMTGHRNIVELKGAYEDRHSVNLVMELCAGGELFDRIIAKGHYSERAAANLCRQIVTVVHNCHTMGVMHRDLKPENFLLLSKDEDSPLKATDFGLSVFFKPGDVFKDLVGSAYYVAPEVLRRNYGAEADIWSAGVILYILLSGVPPFWGENEQSIFDAVLRGHMDFSSDPWPSISSSAKDLVKKMLCSDPKERLSAFDVLNHPWMREDGVASDKPLDIAVLTRMKQFRAMNKLKKVALKVIAENLSEEEIMGLKEMFKSMDTDNSGTITYEELKAGLPKLGTKLSESEVRQLMEAADVDGNGTIDYIEFITATMHLNRMEREEHLFTAFEYFDKDKSGYITMEELEQALKKYNMGDEKTIKEIIAEVDTDNDGRINYEEFVAMMRKGNPDMVVNRRRK; translated from the exons ATGGGCAACTCATGCAGTTCAGGTCAATCCTCCGGCGGATCAGCTAACCCAGGTCACAACCAACGCCCTTCCGGCGCCAATGGCGGCGGCGTTCAGATCCTCCCACCCGATGCTAGACCTTCACCTCCGAGACAAAGACCTCATTTACCAAACCCAAAACCAGTCTCatctacttcttcttcttctggtcCAGCTGGTACCGGAGTCGGCCGCGTGTTGGGCCGGCCGATGGAGGATGTCCGGTCAACCTACGTGTTTGGCCGCGAACTAGGTCGGGGTCAGTTTGGGATTACTTATCTTGTGACCCATAAGGAGACTAAGCAACAATTCGCTTGTAAATCCATTGCAGCAAGGAAGCTAATCAATCGCGATGATATCGAAGATGTACGGCGTGAGGTTCAGATTATGCATCATATGACTGGTCATCGGAATATTGTTGAGCTTAAAGGTGCTTATGAGGATCGACACTCTGTTAATTTGGTTATGGAGCTTTGTGCTGGAGGTGAGCTCTTTGATCGGATCATTGCTAAGGGTCATTACTCTGAACGAGCTGCTGCTAATCTCTGCCGTCAGATCGTGACTGTGGTTCATAATTGTCATACGATGGGGGTTATGCATAGGGATTTGAAGCCTGAGAATTTTTTGCTTCTTAGTAAAGATGAGGACTCGCCTCTTAAGGCTACTGATTTTGGGCTTTCTGTGTTTTTCAAGCCTG GAGATGTGTTTAAGGATCTTGTTGGAAGTGCATACTATGTTGCCCCTGAAGTTTTGCGCCGGAATTATGGTGCTGAGGCAGATATTTGGAGTGCTGGTGTTATATTGTACATTCTTCTTAGTGGTGTTCCACCATTCTGGGGag AGAATGAACAAAGTATCTTTGATGCTGTTCTTCGAGGACATATGGATTTCTCATCTGATCCGTGGCCTTCCATCTCTAGTAGTGCTAAAGATCTTGTGAAGAAAATGCTTTGTTCTGATCCTAAAGAACGGCTATCAGCATTTGACGTCCTAA ACCATCCATGGATGAGAGAAGATGGTGTTGCATCTGATAAACCTCTTGATATTGCTGTCTTGACTAGAATGAAACAGTTCAGAGCAATGAATAAACTCAAAAAAGTAGCTTTGAAG GTAattgctgaaaatctttctgaaGAGGAAATCATGGGATTGAAGGAAATGTTTAAATCCATGGACACAGATAATAGTGGAACTATTACATACGAAGAGTTGAAAGCCGGTTTGCCAAAACTTGGTACCAAGCTTTCTGAGTCtgaagtgaggcagttgatggAAGCG GCTGATGTTGATGGAAATGGTACAATTGATTATATTGAGTTTATAACAGCTACCATGCACTTGAATAGAATGGAAAGAGAGGAACACTTATTCACTGCTTTTGAATATTTTGACAAGGACAAGAGCGG GTACATTACAATGGAAGAATTGGAGCAAGCCCTTAAAAAGTATAACATGGGAGATGAGAAAACAATAAAGGAAATCATTGCAGAAGTTGACACAGACAAT GATGGTAGAATAAACTATGAAGAATTTGTAGCAATGATGAGGAAAGGCAATCCAGATATGGTGGTAAACAGACGGCGCAAATAG
- the LOC133038514 gene encoding uncharacterized protein LOC133038514, with protein MPKSSRTCAIAKRKHHVKKIAFLIEQVSAVIEQKTPPKYKDPGCPTISCQIGTHEVSQALLDLGASVNLMPYSVYSQLGLGEMKPTSVVFDFLADRSIKKPRGIVEDVLVQIEKFYYPVDFLVLDTQSVVNMESKIPIILGRPFLATANALINCRNGLMKISFGNMTLEVNIFHIGKQLQEDEECHQTFMIDNLVSEEIQLQRNFVNLDELLSRLENENPSFVESALATVDQLDTQNRGKKFWKPHFEALPRERETLKASAEEPPN; from the coding sequence ATGCCAAAATCATCAAGGACTTGTGCAATCGCTAAGAGAAAGCACCATGTCAAGAAGATCGCTTTCTTGATCGAACAAGTGAGTGCGGTGATCGAACAAAAGACACCGCCAAAATACAAAGATCCTGGTTGTCCCACCATTTCATGCCAAATTGGGACTCATGAAGTCAGCCAAGCTTTGCTTGACCTTGGCGCGAGTGTGAATCTCATGCCTTACTCTGTGTACTCGCAACTTGGTCTTGGAGAAATGAAGCCAACATCTGTTGTCTTTGACTTCTTGGCCGACCGCTCTATCAAAAAGCCTCGGGGTATTGTTGAGGATGTTCTTGTTCAAATTGAGAAATTCTATTATCCCGTGGACTTCCTTGTTCTGGATACTCAATCTGTGGTCAACATGGAATCCAAGATTCCCATCATCCTTGGAAGACCATTCCTTGCCACTGCAAATGCTTTGATCAATTGTCGTAATGgtctaatgaaaatatcatttgGAAATATGACACTTGAGGTCAACATTTTTCACATTGGGAAACAACTTCAAGAGGATGAAGAATGTCATCAAACATTCATGATTGACAATCTTGTTTCTGAAGAGATTCAATTGCAAAGAAATTTCGTTAATCTTGATGAACTCCTCTCACGCCTTGAAAATGAAAATCCCAGTTTTGTTGAGTCCGCTCTTGCTACCGTTGATCAATTGGACACACAAAACAGAGGGAAGAAATTTTGGAAGCCACACTTTGAAGCATTACCTCGTGAGAGGGAAACGCTAAAAGCTTCTGCCGAAGAACCTCCCAAT